A DNA window from Polyangium spumosum contains the following coding sequences:
- a CDS encoding tetratricopeptide repeat protein, with translation MSRASARRAAAFVLLVLLPLATSPFTVDLRPQKTLVFALALPLCAWGAPSLVATLALALGLLALLVWPAAPWEILAVAAAPAVFRVLSGLLVEDRAFVLRLARRAVLAASALALAGAVGLVPFETSAFRLPYPVLVGTFGNPNHLAAFLLLLLPLCAADRASAERRADRVEATVALILGAATILLCRSHLAALALAAALLVLVPRAAIAAPLAGLALVPIALASEAFVRAFEGRLYLLVVHARGLSLKTSLLGVGPDAITTRFLDWQAEHLALHPETARFWTFPEHPHDDVAALLLAFGLVPAALALVLARKSLRLAPALPRAELRAAWITFALLALGAGLSASPATWIGALLVIACTFRPRIAPPASWNLARAGLACALAWALVAFAWALSGYHHREAFRVAEASSALQHTRAALALPFDRARLLHLEGRILLELGRPREAADKLREATRHLPHPIVWKALAVSERAAGRPEEALAAARAWIHYRPGDPEAKVFLEGR, from the coding sequence TTGAGCCGAGCTTCTGCAAGACGAGCGGCCGCGTTCGTCCTCCTCGTCCTCCTGCCGCTCGCGACCTCGCCCTTCACGGTCGACCTCCGGCCGCAGAAGACGCTCGTCTTCGCGCTCGCGCTCCCTCTCTGCGCGTGGGGCGCGCCTTCCCTCGTGGCGACGCTCGCGCTCGCGCTTGGCCTCCTCGCGCTCCTGGTTTGGCCCGCCGCGCCCTGGGAGATCCTCGCCGTCGCCGCGGCTCCGGCCGTGTTCCGCGTGCTCTCGGGCCTGCTCGTCGAGGATCGCGCCTTCGTCCTTCGCCTCGCGCGCCGCGCCGTCCTCGCCGCGAGCGCCCTCGCCCTCGCGGGCGCGGTGGGCCTCGTGCCGTTCGAGACCTCTGCCTTCCGCCTCCCGTACCCGGTCCTCGTCGGCACGTTCGGCAATCCGAACCATCTCGCCGCCTTCCTCTTGCTGCTGCTCCCGCTCTGCGCCGCCGATCGCGCCTCGGCCGAGCGCCGCGCCGATCGTGTCGAGGCGACGGTCGCGCTGATCCTCGGCGCAGCGACGATCCTCCTCTGCCGCTCGCACCTCGCCGCCCTCGCGCTCGCCGCCGCGCTGCTCGTGCTCGTCCCACGCGCCGCGATCGCCGCGCCTCTCGCGGGCCTCGCGCTCGTCCCGATCGCGCTCGCCTCCGAGGCGTTCGTCCGCGCCTTCGAGGGCCGGCTCTACCTGCTCGTCGTGCACGCGCGTGGCCTGTCCCTGAAGACCTCGCTCCTCGGCGTCGGCCCTGACGCGATCACCACGCGTTTCCTCGACTGGCAAGCCGAGCACCTCGCGCTGCACCCCGAGACCGCGCGCTTCTGGACGTTCCCCGAGCACCCGCACGACGACGTCGCCGCGCTGCTGCTCGCGTTTGGCCTCGTCCCCGCGGCGCTCGCGCTCGTCCTCGCGCGAAAGAGCCTGCGCCTCGCGCCCGCCTTGCCTCGCGCCGAGCTACGCGCCGCGTGGATCACCTTCGCCTTGCTCGCGCTCGGGGCCGGCCTCTCGGCTTCGCCCGCGACCTGGATCGGCGCGCTCCTCGTGATCGCTTGCACCTTCCGCCCGCGGATCGCGCCGCCGGCCTCGTGGAACCTCGCCCGCGCAGGCCTCGCGTGTGCGCTCGCCTGGGCGCTCGTGGCCTTCGCCTGGGCCCTCTCGGGCTACCATCACCGCGAGGCGTTTCGCGTGGCGGAGGCCTCGTCCGCGCTCCAGCACACGCGCGCCGCGCTCGCTTTGCCGTTCGATCGAGCCCGCCTGCTCCACCTCGAAGGCCGCATCCTGCTCGAGCTGGGCCGGCCTCGCGAGGCCGCGGACAAACTCCGCGAGGCCACGCGCCACCTGCCGCACCCGATCGTGTGGAAGGCCCTCGCCGTTTCCGAGCGCGCCGCGGGCAGGCCGGAGGAGGCCCTCGCCGCGGCGCGCGCGTGGATCCACTACCGCCCGGGTGATCCCGAGGCGAAGGTGTTCCTCGAAGGTCGATGA
- a CDS encoding cytochrome-c peroxidase: MQTRRSLWLCVVGAACVAAAGCGDEAAELVDGRFTPEEWAAIQELSPLPPLEADTTNAFADDPKAAALGQRLFYEKGYSGPIKVANDLGQVGEAGKVSCESCHIKTDWFVDTRSSPANTSIAIDWFFRNAPTLVNVATYTDWFGWVGFNDNLWGKCLIPAEFVMGTDRSGIVKFLYNDADYRAAYDELFDPDLDPALTDDMRFPAIASPTVAPEVWNGMPEADRAVINRGYANFGKALAAYLRLLQSGNAPFDRYVAGDTTAISESAKRGLGLFVGKAACVECHAGPTFSDNTFHVTGVPQIGEHVLPPSMGGDPGRFGALDVYLGWDFSTKGIYNDDPNIDRSKGVTKDEKLTGAFRTKGLRSVAKTGPFMHTGHLATLREVVEFYNAGGGDADYAGTKDPLMVPLNLSPEEIDDLVAFMETLTGDPIPEALLVDTSFGSTK; the protein is encoded by the coding sequence ATGCAGACACGAAGATCGCTCTGGTTGTGCGTGGTGGGGGCGGCGTGCGTCGCGGCGGCGGGCTGCGGTGACGAGGCCGCGGAGCTCGTCGACGGTCGTTTCACGCCGGAGGAATGGGCGGCGATCCAGGAGCTCTCGCCGCTCCCGCCGCTCGAGGCGGACACGACGAACGCGTTCGCCGACGACCCGAAGGCGGCCGCGCTCGGGCAACGCCTCTTCTACGAGAAGGGCTACTCCGGGCCGATCAAGGTGGCGAACGATCTCGGACAGGTGGGCGAGGCGGGCAAGGTCTCCTGCGAGAGCTGCCATATCAAGACCGACTGGTTCGTCGACACGCGCTCGAGCCCGGCGAACACGTCGATCGCGATCGACTGGTTCTTCCGCAACGCGCCCACGCTGGTGAACGTGGCGACGTACACGGACTGGTTCGGGTGGGTCGGCTTCAACGACAACCTCTGGGGCAAGTGCCTCATCCCGGCCGAGTTCGTCATGGGCACGGATCGCTCGGGGATCGTGAAGTTCCTCTACAACGACGCGGACTACCGCGCGGCGTACGACGAGCTCTTTGATCCGGACCTCGATCCGGCGCTCACGGACGACATGCGTTTCCCGGCGATCGCGTCGCCGACGGTGGCGCCCGAAGTGTGGAACGGCATGCCCGAGGCGGATCGCGCCGTGATCAACCGCGGCTACGCGAACTTCGGCAAGGCGCTCGCGGCGTACCTCAGGCTGCTGCAGAGCGGCAACGCGCCGTTCGATCGGTACGTGGCGGGAGACACGACGGCGATCAGCGAGAGCGCCAAGCGCGGGCTCGGGCTCTTCGTGGGCAAGGCGGCGTGCGTCGAGTGCCACGCGGGCCCGACGTTCAGCGACAACACCTTCCACGTGACGGGCGTGCCGCAGATCGGCGAGCACGTGCTGCCTCCCTCGATGGGCGGCGATCCGGGCCGGTTCGGCGCGCTCGACGTCTACCTCGGCTGGGACTTCAGCACGAAGGGCATCTACAACGACGACCCGAACATCGATCGCAGCAAGGGCGTCACGAAGGACGAGAAGCTCACGGGCGCGTTCCGCACGAAGGGCCTGCGCTCGGTGGCGAAGACGGGGCCGTTCATGCACACGGGGCACCTCGCGACGCTGCGCGAGGTGGTCGAGTTCTACAACGCGGGCGGGGGCGACGCGGATTATGCGGGCACGAAGGATCCGCTGATGGTGCCGCTCAACCTGTCGCCCGAGGAGATCGACGACCTCGTCGCGTTCATGGAGACGCTGACGGGTGATCCGATCCCCGAGGCGCTGCTCGTCGACACGTCGTTCGGTTCCACGAAGTAA